A region of Fimbriimonadaceae bacterium DNA encodes the following proteins:
- the hutU gene encoding Urocanate hydratase: protein MRMLMNNLDPDVAERPEDLIVYGGTGKAARNWQCFDAIVACLRELENDETLLIQSGKPVGVFRTHDQAPRVLIANSNLVGKWSNWDHFNELERKGLMMYGQMTAGSWIYIGSQGIVQGTFETFAACADRHFGGSLERKLVVSGGMGGMGGAQPLAATMNGAAFLGIDVDPSRIEKRLKSGYCDKIAYSLDEALQMLDGNPPISVGLVGNCADVIPEMVRRGIVPDILTDQTSAHDPLNGYVPSGMTLTEAEELRQSPGEYTKRSIESMGVHVRAMLDLKRMGAVTFDYGNNIRAFAFEAGVSNAFDIPGFVPEYIRPLFCEGKGPFRWAALSGDPEDIAKTDQAVLDLFPDNASLRRWMTKAQQRIHFQGLPARICWLGYGERDKAGLKFNEMVASGQLSAPIVIGRDHLDCGSVASPNRETEGMRDGTDAVADWALLNALVNTAAGASWVSIHNGGGVGIGYSQHAGMVVVVDGTPSAAQRLERVLTSDPGMGIIRHVDAGYPEARAFASKANVKIPMG, encoded by the coding sequence ATGCGGATGTTGATGAACAATCTCGACCCCGACGTGGCCGAACGGCCCGAGGACCTGATTGTCTATGGCGGCACCGGCAAGGCGGCACGGAATTGGCAGTGCTTCGATGCAATTGTCGCGTGCCTTCGTGAACTGGAAAACGATGAGACCTTGCTCATTCAGAGCGGAAAGCCGGTTGGCGTCTTCCGCACCCACGACCAGGCCCCACGGGTCCTGATCGCCAATTCGAATCTGGTGGGCAAATGGTCCAACTGGGATCACTTCAACGAGCTCGAACGCAAGGGCCTGATGATGTACGGCCAAATGACGGCCGGCTCGTGGATTTACATTGGGTCCCAGGGAATCGTTCAAGGCACGTTCGAGACGTTTGCCGCCTGTGCCGACCGGCATTTCGGTGGATCGCTGGAACGGAAGCTCGTCGTGAGCGGAGGTATGGGGGGTATGGGCGGCGCTCAACCTCTCGCGGCCACGATGAATGGGGCGGCCTTCTTGGGCATCGACGTCGATCCAAGTCGCATCGAGAAGCGCCTAAAGTCGGGTTACTGCGACAAGATTGCCTACTCGCTCGACGAAGCGCTGCAGATGCTGGATGGAAATCCGCCGATTTCGGTAGGTCTGGTTGGGAACTGTGCGGATGTTATCCCGGAAATGGTCAGGCGAGGGATCGTTCCCGACATCCTGACGGATCAAACGAGCGCACATGACCCATTAAATGGCTACGTGCCATCGGGAATGACGCTCACTGAGGCGGAAGAACTTCGTCAAAGTCCTGGGGAATACACAAAGCGGTCGATTGAATCGATGGGAGTTCATGTCCGTGCGATGCTCGACCTCAAGCGCATGGGCGCCGTCACCTTCGACTATGGGAACAACATACGTGCGTTCGCCTTCGAGGCAGGCGTAAGCAATGCGTTTGACATTCCTGGGTTCGTCCCCGAGTACATTCGCCCTCTGTTTTGCGAAGGGAAAGGGCCGTTCCGTTGGGCCGCCTTGTCCGGCGATCCAGAAGATATCGCCAAAACCGACCAAGCCGTACTCGACCTCTTCCCAGACAATGCTTCGCTTCGAAGATGGATGACCAAGGCCCAGCAGCGCATCCACTTTCAGGGCCTTCCGGCCCGAATCTGCTGGCTCGGCTACGGCGAGCGCGACAAGGCCGGGTTGAAGTTCAACGAGATGGTAGCCAGCGGTCAGCTCTCGGCCCCGATTGTGATTGGCCGAGACCATCTCGACTGCGGATCTGTCGCCTCTCCGAACCGTGAAACGGAGGGAATGCGGGATGGCACGGACGCCGTTGCGGACTGGGCGTTGCTCAACGCGCTAGTCAACACCGCTGCCGGGGCATCATGGGTATCGATCCACAACGGCGGGGGTGTTGGCATCGGCTACTCCCAGCATGCCGGCATGGTGGTGGTGGTGGACGGTACGCCTTCCGCAGCCCAACGGCTGGAGCGGGTGCTGACGTCCGATCCGGGAATGGGAATCATCCGCCATGTCGACGCGGGTTACCCTGAAGCCAGAGCGTTTGCCTCGAAGGCAAACGTGAAGATTCCAATGGGCTAA
- a CDS encoding Sulfofructose kinase — protein MAAKLRIGMITVYGTVCLDRLRRVAKLPPLGGYAEILGEQVFLGGEAANTAVALRYWEANVEVIGNEIGDDDSGQWLRNALRDRNLSDAGIPTSSVVTPFTDIYVTPDGERTMFGMGFADMYLHSPVNAIRPRAGDWITFDPNHGIAARQAAVTARAAGMRIYALDFNGEDEPIDADTFWQSSTDWVGYRGNTQRNVEFVRKWVDRYGCYAILSDGPNGFVAGSTEHEIRHYPPFPCPKLVDSTGAGDVFRAGMLFGLSQVWSLPDCLRFASVAGCLNCRGLGATGDLPTKDEILSFVARHPGVASHYG, from the coding sequence ATGGCGGCTAAACTCCGCATCGGCATGATCACCGTGTATGGGACCGTGTGCCTCGATCGGCTGCGCCGCGTTGCAAAGCTTCCTCCTTTGGGTGGCTACGCCGAAATCCTCGGGGAGCAGGTTTTTCTTGGGGGCGAAGCTGCGAACACGGCAGTTGCCTTGCGATATTGGGAGGCGAACGTGGAGGTAATTGGCAACGAGATAGGCGACGACGACTCAGGCCAATGGCTCCGAAACGCCTTGCGCGACCGGAACCTCTCCGATGCCGGCATCCCGACCAGCAGTGTGGTGACGCCGTTCACCGACATTTACGTCACGCCAGACGGCGAGCGAACGATGTTCGGCATGGGCTTTGCCGACATGTATCTCCACAGCCCGGTTAACGCAATCCGGCCCAGAGCAGGAGACTGGATTACCTTCGATCCCAACCACGGCATCGCCGCCCGGCAAGCCGCCGTCACGGCCCGAGCAGCCGGAATGCGAATCTATGCCTTGGACTTCAACGGCGAGGACGAGCCGATCGATGCTGACACCTTTTGGCAATCGAGCACGGATTGGGTTGGTTACCGTGGCAACACGCAGCGAAATGTCGAATTCGTTCGCAAGTGGGTGGACCGATATGGCTGCTACGCCATCCTAAGCGACGGGCCCAACGGTTTCGTGGCTGGGTCCACAGAACACGAGATTCGGCATTACCCGCCATTTCCTTGCCCCAAACTGGTTGATTCGACCGGAGCCGGCGACGTCTTTCGTGCCGGAATGCTGTTCGGTCTTTCCCAAGTCTGGAGCCTGCCCGACTGCCTGCGGTTCGCTTCGGTCGCAGGCTGCTTAAACTGCCGCGGTCTTGGCGCTACTGGGGATCTGCCGACTAAGGACGAGATCCTTTCCTTTGTTGCCCGCCATCCGGGCGTAGCATCGCATTACGGCTAG
- the sigL gene encoding ECF RNA polymerase sigma factor SigL: MFSRLRRSYGADSRINVWVREHYADVFRFCARRIGDDRAEDATQESFVIAHQTLARYDEATSPRTWLFGIANNVCRNLARRYRREFLVPDLVLMEQAAEPVAFDVAMLKQALGRLSDEHREVIVLHEVEGLRYGEIAAVLGVPEGTVKSRLHHAILKMREQLCEGAIR; the protein is encoded by the coding sequence ATGTTCAGCCGCTTACGGCGATCGTACGGCGCGGATTCGCGAATAAACGTCTGGGTGCGTGAGCACTACGCCGACGTGTTCCGGTTTTGTGCCCGCCGTATCGGCGACGACAGGGCCGAAGACGCAACCCAGGAATCATTCGTGATCGCCCATCAGACCCTTGCCCGATATGACGAAGCCACTAGTCCCCGGACGTGGCTGTTTGGCATCGCCAATAACGTCTGCCGAAACCTCGCCCGGCGATACCGACGGGAGTTTCTGGTACCGGATTTGGTGCTGATGGAGCAGGCTGCCGAACCGGTGGCTTTCGATGTGGCAATGCTCAAGCAGGCGCTTGGGCGCCTATCGGACGAACACCGGGAAGTTATTGTCCTGCACGAAGTCGAGGGGCTCCGGTACGGCGAAATTGCCGCCGTGCTGGGCGTACCGGAAGGCACGGTGAAGTCGAGGCTGCATCACGCCATCCTCAAGATGCGAGAGCAGCTTTGCGAGGGAGCCATTCGATGA